The genomic stretch ACGAAGGTGTCCTGAGTAGATACATGAGGAACATTAAAGGGTGCTAATGGATGCAGCCGAAAGGACTCTCTTACGCAGGCCTTCACATGTTTCAGCCTCGGAAGGTCAGATTCTTGAACAAGTCTATCCTTTCCAACCACGGCGTCTAGCTCTTCTGTGGCTTTTTGAAGCATTTCAGGTTGATTTAGCATCTCTGCTAATGCCCATTCCACAGCATTTGATGGATTATCGACTGTCGCAAACATTAATTCCTGTCGAGCATGCATCATAGCAAAGTTAAAAGTGAAACTAATAATCCTTATTTTCCAAGTCCAATAATCGACTCTGACCGAACAACACCATATTGCAAGTTGCATTTTGTTGGTGATTAGGGCTTATTGAGATTCCATCCTTTTCTAATTTCTGCTAATCAACATATATGGTCAGAGCGTGGCTGATGGGCTTGAGCACACATAAACCACATCATTAAAACGTGAGCGAACAAGATGATGTCGTCTTATGTCACCTTTTGTACGTCATTTGATGTGGACATAGTTTACCTGAATGTTTCACAGCTTTGAGTCTGCAAGCAGGATTTTAAGTTTTGGAGTGTGGCCCCTAGGATTGATTTTGTACTTATGTGAAAGGGCACTAGCTGATAAGGAGCTAAAGTTTGATTTACCTCATTTGTTTAAGAAATTGTTTATGTAACCATGCAGCAGGATAGAGTATTCCTTACAGTAATTTGTGCTCTGATCTCCTCAGTTGTTAAGAGGGGTCTGCCGTTGCTATCTTTGAGCCTGATTAGGACATCAAGAAGGTCTTCTTCCTCATTTTTCAAGCCACTCTCCCACATTTTAAtccttttttcaattttgggaTCTTGGTGCTTTCGTACACATGCAACGGCCTCAGTAAGAATCTTTCGGTGGccatcaaaataaaaaatcttcATCCAGGGTATGTAATCTGATAAGCTGAATGCATACAAATAAGCAAGGATTTTGAAGAGTGCATTAATATGTTCAACTTCCTCAGCACCTGGTCCTCCATCTTCCATTCCTTTCCCGAAGAATCTCTTGTTGAAAATCATCTTTCTAATCACATTTCCGCAGTAGTGTTGCGTAACCAATCTTATGTCCACTAGCCCACCAGTGGCATTGTCCTTGCACTGATTGTAAACGTAATTAACCAAATGATCTGCTTCCTCTGCCCGCTTGCATTGAAGCCATTGGTGTTTAGCAGGTGAGAGGACACTGGAAACGACcattctcttcattttcttgtgCTGATCGCCCAAAGGTGAAAGGCCGGTTGTCAAGAATCCTCCACTACAAAGCTCTGCAGACATACAAACAGGTCTGCTGGAGAAAATCGAATCTTGTTTCTTGCAGAACTCTCGAGCGAGCTCAGGAGAAGTGACTGGATTGACATGAACACCGAAAATGCGGATACATGCGATTTCGGTATTCAAATCATCCATGACTTTGCATATCCATCGATTTGTTGGTCTGTTTCTCAGCATTTGGAAAATGCAACCAAAGAAAGGCAAGGGTTTTGGGCCAGGAGGCAGTGGGAATCGAGGTTTGTTATTATTCAGACAAATAGTTAACCATTTGTCCATCTTAAATATCACCAACAAAACCAAAGCCATGAATCCTGAGAAATATGGGATCCATGACATTGAGGTAAATCCCAAGCTTGAATCAACACGAAGATCGGAAGTGTAATTCATGACTTCTTTCTTAGGGTTGCTTTGAGCTTTTGGTATGTGAGAGGTATTGAGTGTTTGCAATTCCCGTTGATGGTTTGTAAAGAGTGCAATTCTGCGAGCTTTTATAGGAGAAATTTGTTGGTAGCATTAGGTATCTATGACTTTGCAGTAGCTCCCACATTGGACTTTTGGAtaccattattttttttttccacttaGGGTTATTCCAACTTTTTGGATAGACTAATCCCCTAAAATTGTGTAGAGTCTTGTTCAAGAATAcgcattttctttttttgtggtTTGTAAAGATTAgccttagttttttttttttggatatatatatatatctattttaaaAGCAATAACTAATTTCTTTTCGAGGGTGTTTGCGCTGAAAAAGGAGAAACGTACATTATACCAAGTTTTAGATCATGCTATTTCCTTGCAACAATTGTAAAAATCTTATTCTCAGAGCAAAATGGTCCGAAGAAATCAATTGCCAAACAGATTATGTTACAAATACATGACAACTTGTAGTAGTTCCAAGCTTAACTGTTAGAGAAAAACTTTATTTATTAGGTGATATTCTGAAATCCACCCTACACTTTGTTAGTGGATTGTTATATTTTAATAGAAAGGAAAGACACGAAATAATAAAAGGAATTTCGTAAAATTTCCTAAGAAACTCTTCATATTGAAACTTACCATCTCTAGTTATTGCAATCAGAAACCCTGATTACGAATATTTGGATTTTATGTCACAAGTCAAGCAAGAATATGTGTAGAATTGGTTACACTAAGTTATattaaaattagaaattttctgtttttccatttattttttgtttattgtCTGTGTATTAGTATATAATTAAAATCTAATTTAGTTAAAAAGGCACTCTTTTGGTTAAAGTAAATTGTCGTACCTTcaaatagaaaattttcaatcatttcaattTGTTCGACAAGAAATGCTTTTAAGATATCATTACTATGATAAGTTCTTTACCttaaagaatgaaaaaaaattgttttgaaaattttatccTTTGGATCTTACTTAGGATGAAAACAAATTTTAATTGGTTACGCAGAATATAATACaataagaaaatgaagaaagttgTTGCAGGCAGAGGATGTCTTTCAGTTGTTCATCCTGGTTCACTGCTCCTCATCATTGGTGCTTCAGAGTAAACGCAAAGTCATAGCTATTATAGTTGAATAATGCAAGACAATATGATTATTGTAATGAGAAAGACAAGACAATGTTTGTTAAGGAAGTGTTAAATATTCGAATTTGTTGGGTTTGTGGGCCAGCCTATTTGTGGGCCAAATCACAGAACCAAACACTTTTAGGTTTAAGTCAAAATTTGACTTGGACAAAAACGAAAAAGGGGTAGCAGCCGCAAGAAGCAATTGGTCTTCGTGTGAGAAAAAGTGTCAGCCGTCATCTTCTTCCTTGTTGAGAGAAAgacgaagagagagaaagagtaaATAAGCTATAGAGAGAAAGAAACTTCAAGGTCTTGATTGGAGGGTGATTCGAAAtccgattgagatgaaattttatcCACGTGATCCTCTCGTCAGGCTCTATTCGTCTACCGGTTTAGATTTCGAATTTCCTCTTCGTTTGGTAATACTTTTTCAAACCCACTTCTTTGACAGTTGTAATTTTCAGGGGTGATTTTGTAGCAATTTTGCATAGTTGGTATTGGTGATATTATTGTCATCCGAATATTTCGGGTAGACCTGTGTATTCCCATTATTGTGATAATGGAGATTTTGACTGGATTAGGTTCCGTGGTTTTTcccaatttggatttttcacgTAAAAATCTTGATGTCCTGTgcctttatttttcttgcattttattatCACTGTTGGTATTATTACTTGGTGATTTGGTTTATTCCTATTTTAACTGGTACGTGGGGAAAGAGAAATTTTTCCTGAACTAACTCTGATATTGTGTGCCTGGACCGATACCCCTTTCCCAACTGAATTTTAGAATGCCTGGTGTAGTGGGGCAAATTTCTCAATAGCCACGTGTCAGTTCGGACGTGATGACCTGTCAGCTCGGCCAACCAATCTACGGATGCCACGTGTCAGCTCGGATGCTGTGGTAGGGCAGCTCGGTCAGAGCAGCTCGGACATAGAAAGTATCAGCTCGGCTGTTTCCACCGCCTCGCAAGTCATGTGGGCTTAATGGGCCGCGCCTCCCAAGCCTTTCGGGATCCACGGGAAAAACCCTAGCAAGACTCCCCCTTGACTAGGACTCAAAATCCTATAAGGAAACTCCCTCCCTCCAGCCTATAAATATAGCACCACACAACACTTCAAGGGACACCATCTACAGTACTCTATACTGTTACCTTACTCATAAGCTCTActgacttgaccgtcggagcAACTCCGGGGACTTCAGCCCCGCCGTTGTTCTTTCTTTGCAGGGCTGCCTGCTCAACTTCCCCCTCACAGCTCGGCTACACTCAGCCAACCCGGCCCGTAGCAGCTCAGCTCGAACTGTGTCTTTGGCTCCCTGGCCAGCTCGCCAACTCGCTCCCTCTCAGCCCGTCGTGGGAGTTACTCTGGGGAGCTAGCCCCCTCCGTTTATTTTTCTCTCTGCAGGACAGGTCGTTCGTTCTCTCCCTGTCAGTTCGGCCCCTCAGCTCGCTCCCACTCAGCTCGCTCAGCCCGTGGCAGCTCAGATCTTGTTTTTGGCAGCCgcatcaattggcgccgtctgtgggaaacACGTATAATTCTTCTCTTGCGAATCATGTCAAGAACTAGGTCTCAGATGAACACTGACGGATCCAAGAGGGCTGAACGAAGTGGCCCCCAAAACCCCCATCGGGGTCCGACTCCTGGAGACGAGGGGACGGGGCTCTCACGAATCCCGCCTGAACAGCTGGTTCAGACGGTGGCGGAAAACCTACCTACCTTCGAGGCAATCATGAACTACCTCAAAGGGCAGACGGGAGGTCATCATGACCAGGAGCCTAAGGTCCAAGGAGTGGAAGGAATTGGGCAATTAGAATCCCGAACGGGAAGTCCTAATCCCCGGCCGAAGCGGGCGCGCAGGGAGCTCATGCATGAACAGATCGAGGTCAGGGAGCCTTCCCACAAGAACTCTCGAACTGAGCACCCGGAGCCCTTCCGAAGGTTTTCAAGGGGAGAGCTCTCCCCACGGAAAGAGCAACACCAGGTATAGGACGAGCTGGACCTACTGTTGGACCCTGAAGCGGACAGGTACATTGCTTCCCCCTTCGTGCCCGATATTGAGGACTACCCGCTGCCCGCGAAATTTAAAATACCGAGCATGAAATCTTACGATGCAACCACGGATCCGGAGGATCATCTGTTCGTATTCATGACGCAAATGCACCTGCAAACGGCTGCGGATGCGGTCAGATGCAAGACCTTTCCAATGTTCCTGGAGGGAAAGGCGCGCCAGTGGTTCCAGGGACTACCCCCCAGGTCAGTTCGGTCCTTCAGCCAGCTTGCGCGACTGTTCTCAACTCAGTTCATTTCGTCGCGAGTCTTTTCCAAGAGCACTGCTCACCTGATGACAATCCATCAAAAGCCTGAGGAGTCGCTGCAGGGATACATGGTGCGATTCAACAACGAGTCTCTCCAGGTTCGAGATCGGGACGATAAGGTCGTCATGGCCGCCTTCATTAACGGACTGCGTAAGCAGAAACTATACAGCGAGTTCGTGGAGAGACCTCCCAAGTCAGTTCGGGAGATGCTGAATCGAGCTCACGAGAAAGCTAATGCAGAGGAAGCCAATCGCTTGAAAAGCAGCCCAGGTCGAGCTGACCGGAGACACAGTTGAGGCCGAACAGGCCGGAGAAACTGCCGAGGTCACACAGGTCACAAAAGCAGCCCAGGCCGAGCTGAGGCCGAACAGGCCTGAGAAGCTGTCGAGGTCACACAGGCCGAGAGAGCAGCCAATGCCGAGCTGACCGGAGACACGGCTGAGGCCGAGCAGGCCGGAGAAGCTGTCGAGGTCACACAGGCCATAAAGGCAACCGAAGCCGAGCAGATCAGAGGAGCAGCCGAGGTCAAACAGGCCGAAGAAGCTGCTGAGGTCGGACAGGCCAGAGAGGCTGTACAGGCCGAAGAGACCAAGGGGGTTGCCGAACAGGCCATCCCAACCTGGATATTGTATATCGGTGGAGCATCAAGCACGGGTGTGGAGTCGGGCTCCTCCTAATCAGCCCTACGGGGGAAGAATGGGCTTGCGTCTTGAGGTTCGACTTCAATGCCTCCAATAACGAGTCCGAGTATGAGGCTCTTTTATTAAATCTCGCTCACTCTGTCCATACATGACCTGAGTTGTTTGGCATAGCTCTGAACAAGTTAGAGGTCAACTCGTGCATGTCAGGTCGCGCATGCGTCTATCTTTTCGCGCAAATGTATGAACTATTTTGCATTAGTTGAAAGTCAGATCGCGCGCCAGCTCGGGGTCTGCTCGCACAAGTGTATTTAGACAGTATGATAAGAAAGACATGGATGAAAAATTTTGCTAAGTATAGAAGAAACAAAAGTCTATTCAGTTCACAAGAGTCTATTTACAAAGGAGGAGTTCATACAAAAAACAGACTGATCCTACTCAGTTCGGTCTTACAAGTTGCTCGAGCAAGGGCCGCAATCTTGAAATCATGGGTCCCACACCGAACTGACTCGTCGTCTCGAAACTTGGTCCAGACTCATGCGACTTTTCGATGACTCTAGACTCAAAGGGGGGCTAGTGTAGTGGGGCAAATTTCCCAATAGCCACGTGTCAGTTCGGACATGATGACCTGTCAGTTCGGCCAACCAATCTACGGATGCCACGTGTCAGCTCGGATGCTGTGATAGGGCAGCTCGGTCAGAGCAGCTCGGACATAGAAAGTATCAGCTCGGCTGTTTCCACCGCCTCGCAAGTCATGTGGGCTTAATGGGCCGCGCCTCCCAAGCCTTTCGGGATCCACGGGAAAAACCCTAGCAAGACTCCCCCTTGACTAGGACTCAAAATCCTATAAGGAAACTCCCTCCCTCCAGCCTATAAATATAGCACCACACAACACTTCAAGGGACACCATCTACAGTACTCTACACTGTTACCTTACTCATAAGCTCTACTGACTTAACCGTCGGAGCAACTCCGGGGACTTCAGCCCCGCCGTTGTTCTTTCTTTGCAGGGCTGCCTGCTCAACTTCCCCCTCACAGCTCGGCTACACTCAGCCAACCCGGCCCGTAGCAGCTCAGCTCGGACTGTGTCTTTGGCTCCCTGGCCAGCTCGCCAACTCGCTCCCTCTCAGCCCGTCATGGGAGTTACTCTGGGGAGCTAGCCCCCTCCGTTTATTTTTCTCTCTGCAGGACAGGTCGTTCGTTCTCTCCCTGTCAGTTCGGCCCCTCAGCTCGCTCCCACTCAGCTCGCTCAGCCCGTGGCAGCTCAGCTCGGATCTTGTTTTTGGCAGCCGCATCACCTGGCATCACTTATGAAATTTTGTTTGATTGGCATATTCGTAGAGTTTCTACACCCATCCTACTTGCAAGCATCCAAGAGAATTTTAAGATATATTCAAGATATTTAGTTTGATGTTATTTTATATTTCTATACTGATGGTCGTAGATTTGTTGTATTCACATAAAATGTTGGGTTGATAATACGAACAACGGAAGAGTATTTCTGATTATGCATtttaattgataaaaaaaaaatcaaattcaagACAAGCCATCTTACTCAACCTGCATTTTGAGAAATATATACTAGTTTAGTGCTCGCACAAAAAGGTACAGTAATAAGTCATGCATAAGCAAACCATACGATGGTTTCTATATTATGAGTAGAAGGACAACTTCTAATTAATTGACGAATCACATATTCAAATGATAGGAGACTTCGGCGCAAATAGCTGAGCTTGGGACTTCTGCTAACCATATGGGTTTGTAATCAGAAATACTGGGTTTGTAACAAACCTCGATTAGAGTTCActctttgtaatatttttgttacaaatttttttgattatttattattaaTCATATTTGACAATGGGTTTGaaattgaaaagagaaattgaatcttaCATTAAGTGAAATATATAGAATAATATACTATTTTTgatgctatatgtgatttaatcCCTGATGATAAATAGTAAATTCTGGCGTTTTCTTTAATATTTTGGACTAgtattagattaattaaacaatttaacagATGAGAGATAATGGTGAAATCATATTATGTTCTTTCTCCTAATATCATTTTTTAATTGTTGGTTAGACCTGAATGTTACAAGATAATAAATCTCAAAAGCGGTTAATTagtgtaattttcaaaatttggaggGAGGCCAGTGAAATAgtcaaaaacctcaggggaggtttctgaaattatctctatatatatttaaatttaGACAGTATTGTATGTGGTTTAGTTATGGCAGTCCATTGACTTTAATCAATTAATCGTTGGTTATAAGACTACAGTAAAAATTGGTAATAGAAATTCACTGTCAACCAAATTTTGATGGGTACATAGAATAGATGCCTTTGAATTGTTCATGTCTGTCCTAATACGTACTGCATTTAGCAACCATTCTCAATAATCAGAAAATAGTGCATAGAATAGATGACGAATGGTGAATTTTCAGGTTCTGTTCCATGCGTAAAGCAATTAGTGGGTAATTTCGTCACGAAAAAATGTGACCTTAATTTTAGGCATAAAAAAGTTAACGAGAGGGAGGCAAAGTGTACATACATTAATTTCAATAGGGCAAAGTGTTATTCAATCCCAAGTTCAAGGAAGCAAAGTTTATTTAATCCTTATTATTATTGTTAGCATGattatcattattattgttttggTAAAACCTTGCATTCAGATGATGAAAGGCATTCcttccaaccaaaaaaaaaagatgatgcaAGGCATGACATTGGAGCTTTAGAAGAATTAAACCTGCCTCATGTCCAAACTTCGAAGGCATATTCGTCCCCATATAACTATAAGACCGCTTCCAATACCTCCAACACGTCATTAATTAATCCTTTCATATCGAAGCATGAATTCAGAGCTTGCTTACTGGTACATGTACGCACCTTGCGCGCGCGCGCACACATAATTTTGGGGGTTGTCTATAGATTTGGTGATGCTCGAAATTTGGTGATAAAATGTAACTTGGGTACTAGCTCATTCAATGTCCAGTTGTTCCAGTAAGGGtgataaatttagatttgcaatAAAAGAATACACTAGGCGTAGAGGGTTCTTCATTATAACAAACGCATAAGTAGATAAAAAATAAGATCAGTAAGGAGAGGTGAAGTCCTGGATATACTTCAGGGAAATCCTCAATGTCTTTGAAAGGTTGTAATTTCCAATTTGGTCACTTTTAAGATTTCAATCCTACTCAGCGTCACAAATTAGATTGCTAACTCACGTTAATAATGAAAATATAGTCCTTTGATATGTTATTGCCTTGTGTTTTAGTGGAGGCAGCAAAGTGCTTCAATTTGGACGACAAAGTTTACTATTGTCGAAACATGTTACCCCACTTAGGTCCAATTGGTCGGGGATAATTCGTGGATTAGATCACACTGGGTAAGGGAGAAATGCTATTTTGGTCCTTAATATTTGGTGTGTGTGCTAAATTGATTCTCCaaatttttgaattaaattATATTTAGGATAATTGATAGAAGTTCAATAATGACAAATGATTAAAATCAAATTCTCGTTAATTAATAAATTTGACTTTGCACTTTGGATCCCTAGAAAGTTTGGAGTTTAGATTATTATGCACTCATAAATAGTTATTTGAGGGTTTTAGGATGACATAAGATGTAAATATAAATTGAAATTGTGTTAAATGAGTGCTAAGAATTCtgataataaagaaaatgtgaaaaatgtagaaaatttgAGTCCTCccgcttacactaaaaaaaaaagaaaatgtggaaaagctaATTAAACTcccttttcctctctctctctctctctctctcaattttctaTTTCATTTATTCAAGCCATTAATTTCTTATATGCTTCTTTTCTTTACATGTTTGGTCACAAATTTGGCTTTATTATATGTATTTGTTGTTTTGCACCAAGAATAATTAATGAATAATgagttttgtcattttttttacttATATTGATAGTATTTAGTGctttaaaatataaagaatGTATACTCTATGTAAATTAAGTTGATCATTCTTctatatttctttctttctttttttttcttgcatttgaCTAGGTTATGAAAAAAGTTTAATATGAATTAGTTACTTTGTAGAATTGTTTGAGTTATTCAGTAAAATTATAAATGCACCGAACATTATAATAAATGCTTCAAAACTTTACAATTGGAATGTTAGATTTTAATAAGAAAGAAAGatgagaaaaaatgaaaatcgaaatgACAAGTGTCGAgtttgtacaataataaatatatatttaaataaaatataaatttttgtatatagtGGTGAGAGGGTCTAATCCACAGGGACTAAAaaaattcgtttcttctagagtctaGAGTACAGGGGATTTTTATAAAAGTGAGAATAATTAAATAACTCAAATAAAAGGACTAagtgacaatttattaaaaattgaatcaataataaataaattctagccaagaaataacttcagaaATGCTTTACTCAATTTATCATTGATGCAATAATAATTCCATTTATTCACAGATAAACTAAACAAGCAATGACAATCAACTTTTCCTTACTGTATTAGTAATTAAGTAGGACCGTTAACTACTAATCTAATCAAGAAATATCCATAGGTATGACCTtagaattcaatttctcaattGCCTTAAGAATTAGAGAAACTCTGTTCTAATCAAATAatacgctacgagggttatttcaAATTAGCCCATATGTCCCCCTGACACAAACTCAATCATGTCAGTTGCCACTattttaaaacaattaaacaattacggatctAACTACTTTAATTGGTTCAAGGTtattagattaattcaaatactAGATCCTAGATATTCAAATAATATAAAaaccataagaaattaaatcaggaaacatatgaataccaGTAAGTAAAAGGAATAAATATAGTCAGTTCAATCTTACAATTGAACCAAATCCTTCGTCATTCCTTGACTAGAATGGGAAGCTTAGTTCATCTCTCCAGCAAAAGATACcatttgaattgtttcatgctTCATTTTATACTCCTAATCTAATTACTTTCCTAAACGAAATCAAATCCCAATGGGCAAATGATTCTTTTCAAAAAGTCAGGATAGATAAACTAGACTAGTATCCTATTAAAAGTGAAAGACTATCCAATCAGTGAGGAGAATCTGATCCTTGCAA from Coffea eugenioides isolate CCC68of chromosome 8, Ceug_1.0, whole genome shotgun sequence encodes the following:
- the LOC113781107 gene encoding isoleucine N-monooxygenase 1-like isoform X1, translating into MNYTSDLRVDSSLGFTSMSWIPYFSGFMALVLLVIFKMDKWLTICLNNNKPRFPLPPGPKPLPFFGCIFQMLRNRPTNRWICKVMDDLNTEIACIRIFGVHVNPVTSPELAREFCKKQDSIFSSRPVCMSAELCSGGFLTTGLSPLGDQHKKMKRMVVSSVLSPAKHQWLQCKRAEEADHLVNYVYNQCKDNATGGLVDIRLVTQHYCGNVIRKMIFNKRFFGKGMEDGGPGAEEVEHINALFKILAYLYAFSLSDYIPWMKIFYFDGHRKILTEAVACVRKHQDPKIEKRIKMWESGLKNEEEDLLDVLIRLKDSNGRPLLTTEEIRAQITELMFATVDNPSNAVEWALAEMLNQPEMLQKATEELDAVVGKDRLVQESDLPRLKHVKACVRESFRLHPLAPFNVPHVSTQDTFVGGYFIPKGSHVILSRPGLGRNPRIWEDPLKYKPERHMKDMEDARMDLNDPELNMFSFSTGRRGCPGVLLGSTLTVMLLARLLQCFSWKIPSGHSQIDLVECEDAGFLAKPLVAVAEPRFPQPN
- the LOC113781107 gene encoding isoleucine N-monooxygenase 2-like isoform X2; translation: MNYTSDLRVDSSLGFTSMSWIPYFSGFMALVLLVIFKMDKWLTICLNNNKPRFPLPPGPKPLPFFGCIFQMLRNRPTNRWICKVMDDLNTEIACIRIFGVHVNPVTSPELAREFCKKQDSIFSSRPVCMSAELCSGGFLTTGLSPLGDQHKKMKRMVVSSVLSPAKHQWLQCKRAEEADHLVNYVYNQCKDNATGGLVDIRLVTQHYCGNVIRKMIFNKRFFGKGMEDGGPGAEEVEHINALFKILAYLYAFSLSDYIPWMKIFYFDGHRKILTEAVACVRKHQDPKIEKRIKMWESGLKNEEEDLLDVLIRLKDSNGRPLLTTEEIRAQITELMFATVDNPSNAVEWALAEMLNQPEMLQKATEELDAACVRESFRLHPLAPFNVPHVSTQDTFVGGYFIPKGSHVILSRPGLGRNPRIWEDPLKYKPERHMKDSSTLTVMLLARLLQCFSWKIPSGHSQIDLVECEDAGFLAKPLVAVAEPRFPQPN